The proteins below come from a single Pseudochaenichthys georgianus chromosome 14, fPseGeo1.2, whole genome shotgun sequence genomic window:
- the spag7 gene encoding sperm-associated antigen 7 homolog codes for MADLLGSILNSMEKPPTVGSQESRRKAREQAARLKKMEELEKRKKAEFRKKMEKEVSEFIQDSAQQKRKYNPMGKIERSILHDVSEVAGLTSFSFGEEEESRYVMLFKKEFAPSDEELEAYRNGEEWDPKLAEQRRRLKEQAALEETASSKTKKTEMCPNTNYRDKYVHLIGTTAAKDAAHTLEANRAYGCVPAANKRDTRSVEEAIDQIRAKKRQKQEADSGAPSSSS; via the exons ATGGCGGACCTCCTAGGCTCAATCTTAAACTCGATGGAGAAGCCTCCAACAGTTGGAAGCCAGGAAAGCCGACGAAAGGCTCGAG AGCAAGCAGCACGACTCAAAAAGATGGAGGAACttgagaaaagaaagaaagctGAGTTCCGGAAAAAG ATGGAGAAAGAAGTGTCGGAATTCATTCAAGACAGTGCACAACAGAAACGGAAATACAATCCGATGGGGAAGATTGAGAGGAGTATATT GCATGACGTTTCAGAGGTGGCCGGTCTGACTTCTTTTTCTttcggggaggaggaggagagccgCTACGTCATGCTTTTCAAGAAG GAGTTTGCTCCATCAGATGAGGAGCTGGAAGCCTATCGGAATGGAGAGGAGTGGGACCCCAAGCTGGCAGAGCAGCGGCGCAGACTCAAG GAACAGGCCGCGTTGGAAGAAACAGCATCCAGTAAGACAAAGAAAACTGAAATGTGTCCTAACACCAACTACAGGGACAAGTACGTCCACCTGATCGGCACCACGGCTGCCAAAgatgcagcacacacactagAGGCCAACAGGGCTTATGGCTGCG TGCCggcagcaaacaagagagaCACCCGCTCCGTAGAGGAAGCCATCGACCAAATCAGAGCGAAGAAACGGCAGAAGCAGGAGGCAGACTCGGGGGCacccagcagcagctcctgA
- the LOC117458459 gene encoding sialidase-3-like yields MGNTPSKSRSGDEPVKTTLFEKEPSGITYRIPALIYLRHSHTFLAFAEKRSSPCDHDAKILVMRRGMLKDDGSVQWSSSQELSTACLPNHRTMNPCPVYEKNSKTLFLFFIGILGNTTELRQILTGKNKTRLCCVSSSDDGQTWSQARDLTQSVIGETIHKWATFAVGPGHGVQLENGRLIIPAYAYYVPYRCCSYPIPFTVYPRALSVYSEDFGQTWHIGKMLRKKSCECEMAEIIDHEGRSHLYCNARNTGGHRCEALSENSGVYFDKPHIAPELVEPPSGCQGSVIGFPAPEFVPNDDAESKACGTSLLSPDTQTWLLFIHPTNKSSRRDMGVYLNRSPLHSSGWDRPRIIHSGPSGYSDLAYNGDKDQFSCLMECGKESELEQIAFMSFNLNDVMQTGSKKDKKMC; encoded by the exons ATGGGAAATACACCATCAAAGAGTCGCAGTGGAGATGAACCAGTCAAAACAACTTTGTTTGAAAAGGAGCCAAGTGGGATAACATACAGAATCCCTGCTCTCATTTATCTGAGGCACAGTCACACCTTCCTCGCCTTTGCAGAGAAAAGATCCTCACCCTGTGACCATGATGCCAAAATCCTTGTTATGAGAAGAGGAATGTTGAAGGATGATGGATCTGTTCAG TGGTCGTCCAGTCAGGAGCTATCAACAGCATGCCTCCCAAACCACCGCACTATGAACCCCTGCCCTGTATACGAAAAAAACAGCAAAacactgtttttatttttcatcgGTATCTTGGGAAACACCACAGAGTTGAGGCAGATTCTCACAGGTAAGAACAAGACGCGCCTCTGCTGTGTTAGCAGCAGCGATGACGGGCAAACCTGGAGTCAAGCGAGAGACTTAACACAAAGTGTGATTGGTGAAACGATCCATAAGTGGGCCACGTTCGCTGTGGGCCCGGGCCACGGTGTTCAGCTGGAGAACGGCAGATTGATCATCCCAGCGTACGCCTATTACGTCCCTTACAGATGCTGCTCCTACCCCATTCCCTTCACAGTCTACCCACGTGCACTGTCAGTTTATAGCGAGGACTTTGGCCAGACGTGGCATATAGGTAAGATGCTTCGAAAAAAGTCATGTGAGTGTGAAATGGCAGAGATCATAGACCACGAGGGCAGGAGTCATCTTTACTGCAATGCTCGTAACACTGGGGGCCACAGGTGTGAGGCCCTCAGTGAAAACAGCGGTGTGTATTTTGACAAACCCCACATTGCTCCAGAGCTGGTGGAGCCGCCTTCAGGCTGTCAGGGCAGCGTCATCGGCTTCCCTGCCCCCGAATTTGTCCCCAACGATGACGCTGAAAGCAAAGCTTGTGGCACGTCGCTCTTGTCTCCAGACACGCAGACCTGGCTCCTCTTCATCCACCCGACCAACAAGTCTAGTAGAAGGGACATGGGTGTGTATTTGAACCGATCCCCCCTGCACTCATCAGGGTGGGACAGGCCCAGGATCATCCACAGCGGGCCCAGCGGATACTCAGACCTGGCTTACAACGGAGACAAGGATCAGTTCTCGTGCTTGATGGAGTGCGGGAAAGAGAGTGAACTTGAGCAGATTGCGTTCATGTCGTTTAACCTCAATGATGTCATGCAGACGGGCAGTAAGAAAGACAAGAAAATGTGCTGA
- the xrra1 gene encoding LOW QUALITY PROTEIN: X-ray radiation resistance-associated protein 1 (The sequence of the model RefSeq protein was modified relative to this genomic sequence to represent the inferred CDS: deleted 1 base in 1 codon), translated as MTAASYKCDNGEKNLTKCFPPRTLLSRRKEAAGHLLEYHRTTDEQNHRNVRRRIKETHEECGNSRGAETPHNTLDGILLLQLHCVGNPSELCSVDISEQKLNSVKPEELKVFDNVVHVDASINSLSLGSFSTFVSLRQLNVSLNGISNMTFQAADFPHLEVLDLSYNSLSAEDIVSLGRLPHLKRLHLTGNQLRHLPPNLGSSNHDPSHLPGAQFGALEVLMLDDNKLSSGVFNSLANLKRLKYLNLQGNHICEITFSEMEGYSRPFQTSVEEQTDKEGFGHTETHPSAAERSSFPLPELQFLNLANNKISEEEALMAVALFPMLREIDIHSNPLTTQRSGDPPLLTYYLNAKLGIRINRKKTQEALQLSPKVSTDPKWKFIERPPKVWKKPLLMEAPCPTQTHVEKSESTAEETPESESGNCRDDTFQESTEHFFVTQATQGPEFECDLQADEKEISANKADTIPERFYEMLMDTKPNPDVVAPVGIQTAVRMLEHKLKNLNVYRDSKPKLDSIQMPYSKREKRIKELPPLKPIKQPTERVDRLIKEMKESTTIREVPLSRAIHGTGVNKQEQKEALSLLRDIKTKHKMVHKETMERAASIESERNTNQNGAEPPPVQTL; from the exons ATGACTGCAGCGTCCTATAAATGTGATAATGGAGAGAAGAATCTCACCAAATGT TTCCCACCCCGGACATTGCTCAGCCGGAGGAAAGAAG CGGCTGGACATTTGCTTGAATATCACAGAACGACAGACGAGCAGAACCACAGGAATGTGCGTAGAAGAATAAAAGAGACTCATGAAGAATGTGGGAACAGCAGGGGGGCTGAGACTCCTCATAACACATTAGATGGGATTTTACTG CTCCAGTTACATTGTGTTGGTAATCCGTCTGAGCTGTGCTCCGTTGACATCAGTGAGCAGAAACTGAACTCT GTCAAGCCAGAAGAGCTCAAGGTGTTTGACAATGTAGTTCACGTTGATGCATCTATTAACTCCCTTTCTTTAG GGTCTTTCAGCACTTTTGTTTCTTTAAGGCAACTCAATGTGTCATTAAATGGGATCAGCAACATGACGTTTCAAGCTGCTGACTTCCCTCATCTCGAG GTTTTGGATTTGTCCTACAACAGTTTGTCTGCAGAGGATATTGTTTCCTTGGGTCGGCTTCCACATCTAAAACGCCTTCACCTGACTGGAAATCAGCTTCGTCATCTTCCTCCTAATCTGGGTTCCTCCAACCATGACCCGTCCCACCT GCCAGGCGCACAGTTTGGAGCTCTTGAGGTCCTGATGCTGGacgataacaaactgtcctctgGAGTCTTCAACAGTCTGGCAAACCTTAAGAG GCTGAAGTATCTAAACCTGCAGGGGAACCATATTTGTGAAATTACATTTTCGGAAATGGAGGGCTATTCCAGGCCTTTTCAGACTTCTGTTGAAGAGCAAACAGACAAAGAGGGTTTTG GCCACACTGAGACACATCCTAGTGCTGCTGAAAGATCCAGCTTCCCACTACCTGAGCTTCAGTTTCTCAATTTAGCAAACAACAAG ATCTCTGAGGAGGAAGCGCTGATGGCGGTCGCTCTTTTCCCGATGCTTCGAGAAATTGACATTCACTCCAACCCTCTGACCACACAGAGGAGCG GAGATCCTCCCCTCCTGACCTATTACCTCAACGCGAAACTGGGGATTAGGATCAATCGCAAAAAGACCCAAGAGGCATTGCAGCTCTCACCGAAGGTGTCCACTGACCCTAAATGGAAG TTCATAGAAAGACCCCCCAAAGTGTGGAAGAAGCCCCTGTTGATGGAGGCACCCTGTCCCACCCAAACTCATGTGGAGAAAAGCGAGTCGACTGCAGAGGAAACACCAGAATCTGAGAGCGGGAATTGCAGAGACGACACCTTCCAAGAAAGCACAGAGCACTTCTTTGTTACTCAG GCAACACAAGGTCCTGAATTTGAGTGTGATCTTCAAGCTGATGAAAAGGAGATTTCAGCGAACAAAGCCGATACCATTCCTGAAAGATTCTACGAAATGTTGATGGACACAAAACCGAATCCCGATGTGGTGGCGCCTGTCG GAATTCAAACAGCTGTTCGGATGCTGGAACACAAACTGAAGAATCTGAATGTTTACAGAGACTCAAAACCAAAACTTGATAGCATCCAGATGCCTTACAGCAAAAGAGAGAAAAGG ATTAAGGAACTTCCGCCATTGAAGCCGATAAAGCAGCCAACTGAAAGGGTGGATAGACTGATAAAGGAAATGAAGGAGAGTACAACGATCAGAGAAGTCCCCTTAA GCAGGGCCATACACGGCACCGGTGTTAACAAACAGGAGCAAAAGGAAGCTCTGTCGCTGCTGAGGGACATTAAGACAAAGCACAAGATGGTCCATAAGGAAACTATGGAACGAGCAGCCAGCATAGAGTCTGAGAGAAACACCAACCAAAACGGAGCTGAACCCCCACCTGTACAGACTCTCTAA
- the chrdl2 gene encoding chordin-like protein 2: protein MKSTFFFFFIIWFADAELKTRKGSRVVCTFKDKTYSPGDSWHPYLEPFGFMYCMRCVCSETGHVKCKTIKCPALPCEHPVAEPQQCCPRCTDEPRTPAGLRASVKSCRYNGSVYQPGETFTKLDLFPSKQSNQCVVCTCSNGNIFCGLKTCQPITCSSAVSVPDTCCLVCKDTGTSGSSSTEEGNQQLNRGVRHSVDQCSGEPGRVRSDRATPPRVRAAPRGFARLNLKGASETTVKILLQRKHHRACSYNGKTYSHGDMWHPVLGKVLECILCTCTDGLQDCKRITCPSQYPCQHPMKSAGKCCKTCPERKTERNQTQCYTGHKSNVLVYKVDSSMKVDPPDTVRIIAVEKQSTAEVEVQVWKTVEGVLELMDIGDVEKKNIVDNPGNYTLLTTLNEETWKKFKEEGEHLSTAPQTTICEDGIREMVTYLNPKQTEDVCSP from the exons ATGAAGTCCacgtttttcttctttttcatcaTTTGGTTTGCAGATGCAGAGCTGAAAACCCGGAAAG GTTCTCGGGTGGTATGCACTTTCAAAGACAAGACATACAGCCCAGGAGACAGCTGGCATCCTTATCTGGAGCCCTTTGGATTCATGTACTGCATGCGCTGTGTCTGCTCAGAG ACAGGCCATGTGAAATGCAAAACGATCAAGTGCCCTGCTCTGCCCTGTGAACACCCAGTAGCTGAGCCTCAGCAGTGCTGTCCCAGATGCACAG ATGAGCCCAGGACCCCTGCAGGGCTGAGAGCTTCAGTGAAGTCCTGCAGGTACAACGGGAGTGTTTATCAGCCGGGGGAGACCTTCACCAAGCTCGACCTCTTCCCCTCCAAGCAGAGCAACCAGTGTGTCGTGTGCACATGCTCT AATGGAAATATCTTCTGCGGTCTGAAAACATGCCAACCAATCACCTGCTCCTCTGCCGTCTCCGTCCCAGACACCTGCTGTTTGGTGTGTAAAG ATACTGGCACAAGTGGGTCCTCATCAACTGAGGAGGGAAACCAGCAACTGAACAGAGGCGTT AGGCATTCAGTGGATCAGTGTTCTGGAGAGCCGGGCAGGGTGCGGTCCGACCGTGCGACTCCCCCCAGGGTCAGGGCTGCTCCCAGAGGCTTCGCTAGACTCAACCTCAAAGGGGCTTCAGAGACCACCGTGAAGATTTTGTTGCAGAGGAAACACCATAGAG CGTGTTCCTACAATGGCAAGACGTACTCTCATGGAGACATGTGGCACCCAGTTCTGGGCAAGGTCCTGGAATGCATCCTGTGCACTTGTACTGATGGCCTCCAGGACTGCAAGCGCATCACTTGTCCCAGCCAGTACCCATGCCAACATCCTATGAAATCAGCAGGAAAGTGCTGCAAGACTTGTCCAG AACGTAAAACTGAACGTAACCAGACCCAGTGTTATACTGGACATAAAAGCAACGTCTTAGTGTATAAAGTGGACTCATCGATGAAAGTGGACCCACCCGACACGGTCAGGATCATTGCTGTTGAAAAACAAAGTACTGCTGAGGTCGAAGTGCAAGTATGGAAGACTGTAGAAG GTGTCTTAGAACTAATGGATATCGGTgacgttgaaaaaaaaaatattgtgGATAATCCAGGAAATTACACATTACTGACGACACTTAATGAAG AGACGTGGAAAAAGTTTAAAGAGGAGGGGGAACATTTGAGTACAGCTCCTCAGACGACAATCTGTGAAGACGGCATTCGGGAGATGGTGACTTACTTAAATCCCAAGCAGACGGAAGACGTATGCTCACCCTGA
- the defbl2 gene encoding LOW QUALITY PROTEIN: beta-defensin-like 2 (The sequence of the model RefSeq protein was modified relative to this genomic sequence to represent the inferred CDS: substituted 2 bases at 2 genomic stop codons), with protein sequence MQKXTIFMIILXLSAGNDPEMQYWTCGYRGLCRRFCYAQEYIVGHHGCPRRYRCCAVRA encoded by the exons ATGCAGAAATGAACCATATTTATGATTATTTTATGATTATCCGCAGGCAATGATCCAGAAATGCAGTACTGGACTTGTGGGTATAGAGGACTCTGCAGACGGTTCTGTTATGCTCAGGAGTACATCGTTGGTCATCACGGTTGCCCCCGAAGATACAG GTGCTGTGCTGTGCGGGCTTAG